A single genomic interval of Oryza sativa Japonica Group chromosome 7, ASM3414082v1 harbors:
- the LOC4344349 gene encoding transcription factor TGA2.1: MADASSRTDTSIVVDNDDKNHQLENGHSGAVMASNSSDRSDRSDKLMDQKTIRRLAQNREAARKSRLRKKAYVQQLESSKLKLAQLEQELQKARQQGIFISSSGDQTHAMSGNGALTFDLEYTRWLEEQNKQINELRTAVNAHASDSDLRLIVDGIMAHYDEVFKVKGVAAKADVFHILSGMWKTPAERCFLWLGGFRPSELLKLLANHLEPLTEQQLLGLNNLQESSQQAEDALSQGMEALQQSLADTLAGSLGSSGSSGNVANYMGQMAMAMGKLGTLENFLCQADNLRQQTLHQMQRILTIRQASRALLAIHDYFSRLRALSSLWLARPRE; the protein is encoded by the exons ATGGCAGATGCTAGTTCAAGGACTGACACATCGATTGTTGTAGACAACGACGACAAAAACCACCAG TTAGAAAACGGACATAGTGGTGCAGTCATGGCTTCTAACTCTTCAGATAGATCTGACAGATCTGACAAACTTATGGACCAAAAG ACAATTCGGCGGCTTGCTCAAAATCGTGAGGCAGCAAGAAAAAGTCGGCTGAGGAAAAAG GCATATGTGCAACAACTAGAGAGCAGTAAGCTGAAGCTTGCACAGCTAGAGCAGGAACTTCAGAAAGCTCGTCAGCAG GGAATCTTCATCTCTAGCTCTGGAGACCAGACCCATGCCATGAGTGGAAATG GGGCATTGACTTTTGACTTAGAATACACTAGATGGCTCGAGGAGCAAAATAAGCAGATAAATGAGTTGAGGACAGCAGTGAATGCTCATGCAAGTGACAGTGACCTTCGTCTTATTGTTGATGGCATAATGGCGCATTATGACGAGGTATTCAAGGTTAAGGGTGTAGCTGCAAAGGCCGATGTGTTTCATATACTTTCAGGCATGTGGAAGACACCCGCAGAAAGATGCTTCCTGTGGCTTGGTGGTTTCCGTCCATCTGAGCTTCTAAAG CTCCTAGCAAATCACCTCGAACCTTTAACCGAGCAGCAGTTGCTGGGATTAAACAACCTCCAGGAATCTTCTCAGCAGGCGGAGGATGCACTTTCACAAGGTATGGAAGCACTGCAGCAATCTCTGGCAGATACTTTGGCTGGATCTCTCGGTTCATCAGGGTCTTCTGGGAATGTGGCGAACTACATGGGTCAGATGGCAATGGCCATGGGTAAACTAGGAACGCTCGAGAATTTCCTTTGCCAG GCGGACAACCTGCGACAGCAGACATTGCATCAAATGCAACGAATTCTGACGATCCGGCAAGCCTCGCGTGCTCTTCTTGCCATACACGATTACTTTTCACGCTTGCGTGCTTTGAGTTCGCTGTGGCTTGCTAGGCCACGGGAGTAA
- the LOC4344349 gene encoding transcription factor TGA2.1 isoform X2: MASNSSDRSDRSDKLMDQKTIRRLAQNREAARKSRLRKKAYVQQLESSKLKLAQLEQELQKARQQGIFISSSGDQTHAMSGNGALTFDLEYTRWLEEQNKQINELRTAVNAHASDSDLRLIVDGIMAHYDEVFKVKGVAAKADVFHILSGMWKTPAERCFLWLGGFRPSELLKLLANHLEPLTEQQLLGLNNLQESSQQAEDALSQGMEALQQSLADTLAGSLGSSGSSGNVANYMGQMAMAMGKLGTLENFLCQADNLRQQTLHQMQRILTIRQASRALLAIHDYFSRLRALSSLWLARPRE, from the exons ATGGCTTCTAACTCTTCAGATAGATCTGACAGATCTGACAAACTTATGGACCAAAAG ACAATTCGGCGGCTTGCTCAAAATCGTGAGGCAGCAAGAAAAAGTCGGCTGAGGAAAAAG GCATATGTGCAACAACTAGAGAGCAGTAAGCTGAAGCTTGCACAGCTAGAGCAGGAACTTCAGAAAGCTCGTCAGCAG GGAATCTTCATCTCTAGCTCTGGAGACCAGACCCATGCCATGAGTGGAAATG GGGCATTGACTTTTGACTTAGAATACACTAGATGGCTCGAGGAGCAAAATAAGCAGATAAATGAGTTGAGGACAGCAGTGAATGCTCATGCAAGTGACAGTGACCTTCGTCTTATTGTTGATGGCATAATGGCGCATTATGACGAGGTATTCAAGGTTAAGGGTGTAGCTGCAAAGGCCGATGTGTTTCATATACTTTCAGGCATGTGGAAGACACCCGCAGAAAGATGCTTCCTGTGGCTTGGTGGTTTCCGTCCATCTGAGCTTCTAAAG CTCCTAGCAAATCACCTCGAACCTTTAACCGAGCAGCAGTTGCTGGGATTAAACAACCTCCAGGAATCTTCTCAGCAGGCGGAGGATGCACTTTCACAAGGTATGGAAGCACTGCAGCAATCTCTGGCAGATACTTTGGCTGGATCTCTCGGTTCATCAGGGTCTTCTGGGAATGTGGCGAACTACATGGGTCAGATGGCAATGGCCATGGGTAAACTAGGAACGCTCGAGAATTTCCTTTGCCAG GCGGACAACCTGCGACAGCAGACATTGCATCAAATGCAACGAATTCTGACGATCCGGCAAGCCTCGCGTGCTCTTCTTGCCATACACGATTACTTTTCACGCTTGCGTGCTTTGAGTTCGCTGTGGCTTGCTAGGCCACGGGAGTAA
- the LOC4344347 gene encoding rhodanese-like/PpiC domain-containing protein 12, chloroplastic has product MLGLRGARAAQLPYASAAVAPTPTPSFSGFARRLPLLASAALSPLPPSFSFSSASAVRRDRDPPMRPVSGALSRSRPTTRVFCSAAATAPREGKELLVQHLLVGEQDVRLLVDLEKNIITGGADLSDLAVEYSLCPSKENGGMLGWVRRGQMVPEFEEAAFGAPLNKVVRCKTKFGWHLLQVLAEREQCVVEDIPPEELHAKMQDPNFLEEAQLIDVREPDEVDKASLEGFKVLPLRQFGTWGPVMTDEFDPQKDTYVLCHHGMRSMQVAKWLQSQGFRKVYNVAGGIHAYAVKADSSIPTY; this is encoded by the exons ATGCTTGGTCTGAGGGGAGCCAGGGCGGCGCAGCTCCCGTacgcttccgccgccgtcgctcccacCCCCACGCCCTCGTTTTCCGGcttcgcgcgccgcctcccgctcctCGCCTCCGCGGCCCTCTCGCCTCTGCcgccctccttctccttctcctccgcttCCGCCGTCAGGAGGGATAGGGACCCTCCCATGCGTCCCGTCTCCGGCGCCCTCTCCAGGTCCAGGCCAACCACCAGGG TTTTCTGCTCTGCGGCTGCTACTGCTCCCAGGGAGGGCAAGGAGTTGCTTGTCCAGCATCTGCTCGTCGGCGAACAGGATGTCAGGCTTTTGGTCGATCTTGAAAAGAACATCATTACAGgag GTGCAGACTTGAGCGATTTAGCTGTCGAGTACTCTTTATGCCCATCGAAAGAAAATGGTGGAATGCTGGGGTGGGTTCGAAGAGGACAGATG GTTCCAGAATTTGAGGAAGCAGCTTTCGGTGCTCCTTTGAACAAGGTTGTACGGTGTAAGACAAAATTTGGATGGCATTTGTTGCAAGTGCTTGCTGAGAG AGAACAATGCGTAGTGGAAGACATTCCACCAGAGGAGCTTCATGCAAAAATGCAAGATCCTAACTTTCTTGAAGAAGCTCAGTTGATTGATGTTCGGGAGCCTGATGAAGT AGATAAAGCTTCTCTTGAAGGGTTTAAAGTTCTACCTCTTCGACAGTTTGGAACTTGGGGACCAGTTATGACAGATGAATTTGATCCTCAGAAGGACACTTATGTTCTG TGCCACCATGGTATGCGCTCAATGCAGGTAGCTAAATGGCTGCAATCACAG GGGTTCAGAAAAGTTTACAATGTTGCGGGTGGGATTCACGCTTATGCCGTTAAAGCCGATTCTTCCATCCCAACTTACTAG